The stretch of DNA AGAAATGTGTTCATGTAATTCTGAGCCATTGAAGGATGGCAAAAACGTTCTGATATAAGGATACTCCGTACGAGTAAGTGCTATATTTATTAACACTGGGACATTAAACAGAACGCCAGCGTCAAGTGTCGCTGGCTTTGATCCACCTGCCAACATGATTTCATTTCTCAAATCATTAGctagtgaaaagtaatgaaaacAGAGAGATAGAGGAGGAGACGAGAAAAAATGGGCCACCATGATTAAACAACTACTCTTGAAAATAAGATGGGGTAAAGACGAGACACATCCAAATAACTTGCAGCTTTGTGTTTGCAAACACAAGGGTTAAAGGGCGAACCAAAAATTTCACTCACTTTTTGTCTTCCATTGATGAAATGCAAACCATCATTTATTTAAGAGCTCATCACTTTTGAAATCTACAGAAGAAGCCCTTTAGATGcacatttagatagtgagacgagacgagatagttttaaatgagttgaataaaatattattagaatattattttttaatattattattgtttttaaatttacaaaagttgaattgtttattatattttatataaatatttaaaaaaattataataatgagatgagataaattgaggaTGTTTTTGTATTCAAACGGAACGGAAATTAGAGGGGGCCTTAGAAGCCATTTGGAGGATTATTAAGGTTACATAGTGATCTGTCCAGGGGAGTACAACTAACTTAACTGATCATGCAACTTCCAATATAGGAATGACACGTGGATAGGGTGCTGCTAATAATTTTGGTACACAATAAAAGGACAGGTCATGAGTTGACTGGGATtatatctaagaaaataaataatgtaattCAAAGAGGACCTCCAGTTGTAATTCAAAGCCTAATAAATATCGCGAACTAGTTAATGCAGAAGTAGTATTAACCCTAATTTTCAGTATAATTACACGTTTCCCGTTTTGACTTTTTGTAGGATTCAAGTTTGGCGGTAAAAGTCCGCCCATCGCCAActattttaatcatatatacaaaaaatgagAATAGCTTAACGTCCGACTCTTCTCCAGCATGTAGACGTCAAGCTTTGAAGTAGTCTGAATGAAGGCAAAATTCTATCTAGGCATTGCCTGCTACATTGCATTGATTTTACACAACATACATTGTAAAACAGAGTAAGagtagaaaatgagaaaaaaaaaaatggaggggtGGCAAAAGGAACATACAATttcctataatatataattgatcgAACCCAGTGAGAGTGGGCTTGCGCTATCTACAAAAGAGCATCCTCTCTTTCATCACCTCCAGGGATGGAAACGTGGGCTAGAACAGCAGCATGtttatcttctatatattgTGTTAAATCACCAAAAAGCAccaaaaaatttaagagaaaaaaaatgccaCTATATACAATCAAAACCCTTCGACGCTACCTCTCCGAagagttgatgatgatgatgatgatttccTGATTTCCTGCCGCTCAAGCTCCACCAAAGAGAGGGTCGAGGAACAAGCACGAGGAGGAAGAGTCAAAGGTAGGGCAGGTCGCCTAGTAGGAGAAACAGATGGTTGGGCTCTCGATGGTGGTGATGGCGAAAAACTTAACCTTGGAGCTGGGGTAATGATTCCATTTAGACTTGGTGACCTAGACATCTGTTTTCCAGCAATGGTCGCTGGTTCTTGCAGAGGAAAACGACAGGAATACTTCATGTCTTGTATCATTTTGAGATGCTCAACAATGGTTCTCATCGTGGGTCTTTCTGAGGGGTCCTTCTGAAGACATCTTTGTGCAATGTCAGCAACTGTCCTGGCTGCTTTGGATGGGAACCGGCCTTTTAAATGGGGATCCATGATCAGAGATAGTCGACAATCATCAGCAAGGAAAGGCCAGCTCCATTTAACTAAATTCCTCTCTTCCTTCGGATGACGGCTATCAAGATTCTTACGGCCAGTAAGTAGCTCTAGAAGAACAATTCCAAAGCTCCAAACGTTGCTTTTTGGAGTGAGCATTCCTTTCTCCAGCGTCTCCACAGAAAGGTTTGCCACTGCCTGTATACACGAGCGAAATGAAGGTTAATCAACCCATTGACTTAAACAGACCACAGAAAAGAGAGGATTTGTAAAGAACAAACGAGTACATGTGACCACAGCCCACACATATTATTTTGCATGGAGTTGGTCATTAAAAATAGAGCACCGGCATGGACACAACCAATTTACAACCATTTTACAACtccacaataaaatattttttttgaaaaattcaaatacGCCAAAGTCAAAAGCAACAgttaacaaaatttttataaaaatattttattatatggttGTACACTACACTCGTTATGTCCCtacaattttttgttaaaaatagcATATACATGATCAACTAAGCTGGAAAAAGAACACCATCACTAAGCAAAGTAAAATTAAGAACTTACTACTGAATTATTAGAGATCTCCAGCTCAGGAATGTGGCCAACACAGCCATATCCTGAAAGCTTTGCACTAAAATCTTTGTCAATCTGAATGTTGGCAGTTGAAAATTCGTTGTACATTGCCTGTAAATACATGGAGAGCTTCCAGTAAACACAAGTAATATACTTCAAATTCTCTTTGAGGAACAAAAGACTGGAATAGTAATTATTGATCAATTAGAGTGGGTAGGTTATCAAGGTAGTCATGGGTGCCAAGTCCCAGATTGGCTACTTGGTCAAACTGGGCTTTATAAGCAATTCAAGGGAAACTTCAAATTGACAAGTCTTTCTGGGGTTATAGTGCAGAATTGCTTAGCACTTTCCCCACGTCGTTACATCTCTATCCAATTTTCTTGTccatataatcatataaaacAGAGATAACAAACCAGGGTAAGcatttccttacaccaaaaaaGGGTTAACCATCAATCAACAAGTGGATATTATCTTCTTCCTAATTATAAAAACCAATAGTAAGCCACTATAAACCCAATTCCAACGCCACACCTGGCTGCTTGAGCCAGCCAAAGGGATTTACAAACAGACATTATTGTTcatatggaagaaaaaattaaatggtAAGTACACAAATTAAACGGTAAGTGTGACTACAAAAAGCAGCCGCATAACAGCAGCCAATTTCATTAACTATAAAATGATAGTGCAGACAACTTCTGATTACCTGGAAAGGTCCTTCCTCGTGCAAGAAAGTAAGACCTTGTGCAGCACATAAAGCAATTTTCATTCTTGTATTCCAGTCAATGGGAGGCCCATCTGATCTCCAATACAGAAGTCGGTCCAAGCTTCCATGAAAGAGCCTCTCATATATTAACATTCTAGGTTCTGAGACTT from Juglans regia cultivar Chandler chromosome 4, Walnut 2.0, whole genome shotgun sequence encodes:
- the LOC108990016 gene encoding probable serine/threonine-protein kinase PBL18 isoform X2; translated protein: MCYAAIFQKDRRLRNISKYLYNKMGCFTVLKCKKKKSELTVYIARAKPKDHSPAVLPEPPIQTRSLQSAPPSFRTRVKPIPPVNKVINNRTRALSAPSSLDAAEQDALTSVEYDEQEELRYQNGSIKELRSPSPQPLPLPSPRNSAALKTTGSLKSGTCSGPLYASGPLPLPRTGTLRNFSYDEVAAACYNFSSDRCVSEGLSSVIYKASFGDDASSSKKFEANVTRLHPSTQGLKEFINEVSTIASLHHPNLCKLLGYHAREVSEPRMLIYERLFHGSLDRLLYWRSDGPPIDWNTRMKIALCAAQGLTFLHEEGPFQAMYNEFSTANIQIDKDFSAKLSGYGCVGHIPELEISNNSVAVANLSVETLEKGMLTPKSNVWSFGIVLLELLTGRKNLDSRHPKEERNLVKWSWPFLADDCRLSLIMDPHLKGRFPSKAARTVADIAQRCLQKDPSERPTMRTIVEHLKMIQDMKYSCRFPLQEPATIAGKQMSRSPSLNGIITPAPRLSFSPSPPSRAQPSVSPTRRPALPLTLPPRACSSTLSLVELERQEIRKSSSSSSTLRRGSVEGF
- the LOC108990016 gene encoding probable serine/threonine-protein kinase PBL18 isoform X3, whose product is MGCFTVLKCKKKKSELTVYIARAKPKDHSPAVLPEPPIQTRSLQSAPPSFRTRVKPIPPVNKVINNRTRALSAPSSLDAAEQDALTSVEYDEQEELRYQNGSIKELRSPSPQPLPLPSPRNSAALKTTGSLKSGTCSGPLYASGPLPLPRTGTLRNFSYDEVAAACYNFSSDRCVSEGLSSVIYKASFGDDASSSKKFEANVTRLHPSTQGLKEFINEVSTIASLHHPNLCKLLGYHAREVSEPRMLIYERLFHGSLDRLLYWRSDGPPIDWNTRMKIALCAAQGLTFLHEEGPFQAMYNEFSTANIQIDKDFSAKLSGYGCVGHIPELEISNNSVAVANLSVETLEKGMLTPKSNVWSFGIVLLELLTGRKNLDSRHPKEERNLVKWSWPFLADDCRLSLIMDPHLKGRFPSKAARTVADIAQRCLQKDPSERPTMRTIVEHLKMIQDMKYSCRFPLQEPATIAGKQMSRSPSLNGIITPAPRLSFSPSPPSRAQPSVSPTRRPALPLTLPPRACSSTLSLVELERQEIRKSSSSSSTLRRGSVEGF
- the LOC108990016 gene encoding probable serine/threonine-protein kinase PBL18 isoform X1 encodes the protein MLLFSRFDWILCIFLGLGSLKDRRLRNISKYLYNKMGCFTVLKCKKKKSELTVYIARAKPKDHSPAVLPEPPIQTRSLQSAPPSFRTRVKPIPPVNKVINNRTRALSAPSSLDAAEQDALTSVEYDEQEELRYQNGSIKELRSPSPQPLPLPSPRNSAALKTTGSLKSGTCSGPLYASGPLPLPRTGTLRNFSYDEVAAACYNFSSDRCVSEGLSSVIYKASFGDDASSSKKFEANVTRLHPSTQGLKEFINEVSTIASLHHPNLCKLLGYHAREVSEPRMLIYERLFHGSLDRLLYWRSDGPPIDWNTRMKIALCAAQGLTFLHEEGPFQAMYNEFSTANIQIDKDFSAKLSGYGCVGHIPELEISNNSVAVANLSVETLEKGMLTPKSNVWSFGIVLLELLTGRKNLDSRHPKEERNLVKWSWPFLADDCRLSLIMDPHLKGRFPSKAARTVADIAQRCLQKDPSERPTMRTIVEHLKMIQDMKYSCRFPLQEPATIAGKQMSRSPSLNGIITPAPRLSFSPSPPSRAQPSVSPTRRPALPLTLPPRACSSTLSLVELERQEIRKSSSSSSTLRRGSVEGF